Proteins encoded within one genomic window of Actinoplanes octamycinicus:
- a CDS encoding sugar ABC transporter substrate-binding protein — MSRISVHRGVAAAVSAAALVLVAACGSGGSSSSDGTLKVAAVIKGLDNPFFQSMEQGIKDQAQTSGTEVTVQAANSITDTTGQADKLTGLAGQDYSCYIVNPISGTNLIQGMAQLAAQKKTIVNIDSPVDAAAAKAANATPATYIGTNNVSAGEQGGRQMLTLLPGGGKVAAIGGIAGDVTSGQRIEGFGKAITGKLDLVQTVAANWERQEALTQATNIMRAQPDLKGFFVANDDMGLGVARAVATAGKAGQIKVISVDGIKDALTAVKNGELDATVAQYPYAIGAMGMEACQAAAKGATLPATVEAPVEVVTKANADQALAATPKPFGTYDDPFKTLSGS, encoded by the coding sequence ATGTCGCGCATATCCGTCCATCGCGGTGTGGCCGCCGCCGTCTCCGCGGCCGCCCTCGTGCTCGTCGCCGCCTGCGGCTCCGGCGGCTCGTCCTCCTCGGACGGCACGCTCAAGGTCGCCGCGGTGATCAAGGGACTGGACAACCCGTTCTTCCAGTCCATGGAGCAGGGCATCAAGGACCAGGCGCAGACCTCCGGCACCGAGGTCACCGTGCAGGCCGCCAACTCGATCACCGACACCACCGGCCAGGCCGACAAGCTGACCGGACTGGCCGGGCAGGACTACTCCTGCTACATCGTCAATCCGATCTCCGGCACCAACCTGATCCAGGGCATGGCGCAGCTCGCCGCCCAGAAGAAGACCATCGTCAACATCGACAGCCCGGTCGACGCCGCCGCCGCGAAGGCCGCCAACGCCACCCCGGCCACCTACATCGGCACCAACAACGTCTCGGCCGGCGAGCAGGGCGGCCGGCAGATGCTGACCCTGCTGCCCGGCGGCGGCAAGGTCGCCGCGATCGGCGGCATCGCCGGTGACGTCACCAGCGGCCAGCGCATCGAGGGCTTCGGCAAGGCGATCACCGGCAAGCTCGACCTGGTACAGACCGTCGCCGCCAACTGGGAGCGGCAGGAGGCGCTGACCCAGGCCACCAACATCATGCGGGCGCAGCCCGACCTCAAGGGCTTCTTCGTCGCCAACGACGACATGGGCCTGGGCGTGGCCCGCGCGGTCGCCACCGCGGGCAAGGCCGGCCAGATCAAGGTGATCAGCGTCGACGGGATCAAGGACGCGCTGACCGCGGTCAAGAACGGGGAGCTGGACGCGACGGTCGCGCAGTACCCGTACGCGATCGGCGCGATGGGCATGGAGGCGTGCCAGGCCGCCGCCAAGGGCGCCACCCTGCCGGCCACCGTGGAGGCGCCGGTCGAGGTGGTCACCAAGGCCAACGCCGACCAGGCCCTGGCGGCCACCCCGAAGCCGTTCGGCACCTACGACGACCCCTTCAAGACCCTCTCGGGAAGCTGA
- a CDS encoding fructosamine kinase family protein, producing the protein MKGAAAFLLDGLRRAGMDDVVAVQPATGGLAALAGVATRRDAPPVFVKAFAEPPADDVFAAEAEGLTALRERGGMATPEVLLAGRELLVLSVLQPRPSTGDFWERFAHALAHQHLSTVHPRFGWHRDNWLGRRRQHNTWNDDGFAFFAEHRLLRWLGEPRVEAALDAADQAALERLCDRLPDLLPKQPACLTHGDLWTQNLLATPDGRPALIDPAVSYTWAEVDLAHVWTTAPPPEAQRFFAVYAELTSLDRDWPARMPILQLRQHLAVLAQFDNDWGAANLIRATLTPFRTPS; encoded by the coding sequence ATGAAAGGTGCGGCGGCGTTCCTGCTCGATGGCCTGCGGCGGGCCGGAATGGACGATGTCGTCGCGGTGCAGCCCGCGACCGGTGGCCTGGCGGCGCTCGCCGGCGTCGCGACCCGCCGGGACGCGCCGCCTGTCTTCGTCAAGGCGTTCGCCGAACCACCGGCCGACGACGTCTTCGCCGCCGAGGCCGAGGGCCTGACCGCGCTGCGCGAGCGGGGCGGCATGGCCACCCCGGAGGTGCTGCTGGCCGGCCGGGAGCTGCTCGTGCTCTCCGTGCTGCAGCCGCGGCCCAGCACCGGGGACTTCTGGGAGCGGTTCGCCCACGCGCTGGCCCACCAGCACCTGAGCACGGTGCACCCCCGTTTCGGCTGGCACCGGGACAACTGGCTGGGCCGCCGCCGGCAGCACAACACCTGGAACGACGACGGTTTCGCGTTCTTCGCCGAGCACCGGCTGCTGCGCTGGCTCGGCGAGCCGCGCGTCGAGGCGGCGCTGGACGCCGCCGACCAGGCCGCGCTGGAGCGGCTCTGCGACCGGCTGCCCGACCTGCTGCCGAAGCAGCCGGCCTGCCTCACCCACGGCGACCTGTGGACGCAGAACCTGCTGGCCACCCCGGACGGCCGGCCCGCGCTGATCGACCCGGCGGTCTCCTACACCTGGGCCGAGGTCGACCTGGCTCACGTGTGGACCACCGCGCCCCCGCCGGAGGCGCAGCGCTTCTTCGCGGTCTACGCCGAGCTGACCTCGCTCGACCGCGACTGGCCGGCCCGCATGCCGATCCTCCAGCTGCGCCAGCACCTGGCCGTCCTCGCCCAGTTCGACAACGACTGGGGCGCCGCCAACCTGATCCGCGCCACCCTCACCCCGTTCCGGACGCCGTCCTGA
- a CDS encoding phosphotransferase enzyme family protein: protein MMDEGVLRDRLAASWGLERAVVEVHNGGMNSATWFVDQDGARWVAKAVVPGSRRSFAAGLAVAAALQDAGIPAGAPVATRHGEFVVDVEGIPLALLTWVPGKELTWADQRLIGGTLARVHRALRDVAVPGAEEFHWVDPRAEHLDVRPWVRAAVADAVEAYERLGPRTLSWGLLHTDPAPEAFRLESGTCGLIDWSVAMRGPFLYDLASAVMYAGGPDRAGDLLSAYREQGPIPRAEAGRALPVMLRFRWAVQADYFARRIVAGDLTGIDDAAGNEQGLADAEAALSPR from the coding sequence GTGATGGACGAGGGCGTGCTGCGCGACCGGCTCGCGGCTTCCTGGGGTCTGGAGCGGGCAGTCGTCGAGGTGCACAACGGCGGGATGAACTCGGCGACCTGGTTCGTCGACCAGGACGGTGCCCGGTGGGTCGCCAAGGCGGTCGTTCCGGGCTCGCGGCGCTCGTTCGCCGCCGGTCTCGCGGTCGCGGCGGCGCTCCAGGACGCCGGGATTCCCGCGGGCGCGCCGGTGGCCACGCGGCACGGCGAGTTCGTCGTCGACGTCGAGGGGATCCCGCTGGCGCTGCTGACCTGGGTGCCGGGGAAGGAGCTGACCTGGGCGGACCAGCGGCTGATCGGCGGAACGCTCGCCCGGGTGCACCGTGCTCTGCGGGACGTCGCGGTGCCGGGCGCCGAGGAGTTCCACTGGGTCGACCCCCGAGCCGAGCACCTGGACGTCCGCCCGTGGGTGCGTGCGGCGGTCGCCGATGCGGTCGAGGCCTACGAGCGGCTCGGCCCGCGGACCTTGTCCTGGGGCCTGCTGCACACCGATCCGGCACCCGAGGCGTTCCGGCTGGAGTCCGGCACCTGTGGATTGATCGACTGGAGCGTCGCGATGCGCGGCCCTTTCCTGTACGACCTGGCGTCCGCCGTGATGTACGCCGGTGGCCCGGACCGGGCCGGCGACCTGCTCTCCGCCTATCGGGAGCAGGGGCCGATCCCGCGAGCCGAGGCCGGCCGGGCCCTGCCGGTGATGCTGCGGTTCCGGTGGGCGGTGCAGGCCGACTACTTCGCGCGGCGGATCGTCGCCGGCGACCTGACCGGCATCGACGACGCCGCCGGCAACGAGCAGGGCCTGGCCGACGCGGAGGCGGCGCTCAGCCCTCGGTGA
- a CDS encoding MFS transporter, which translates to MTQTATLPATVTSGRDRLVLAVLLTASFTLAVDFSILNVALPVIGADVGLALADLQWIATAFALFAAGFTLLFGRVADLAGRRRMFLAGIALLGVSSLAGGLATGPVLLLAARVAQGLATAAVTPAALSLLTTSFPEGPRRERALGLNGALMAAGFTTGAILGGVLTDLLSWRWAFFVNVAVAAVVLAVAPLVLAESRPARRPRLDVPGAVTVTGGLLAVVLGLTSAGEHGWAAPRTWGALVAGIVLLAAFAAIERRVAAPLVPVRILGRRRVAWGNLAGMLAFATETSLVFLLTIYLQEVLGRTPLAAGLSFAVLGLGTVLGGILGPKVIARLAHPPKALALGLAVQAAATLPLVFLGSTSAWLPVLLAATFLGGVANLVAIVGFLVTATSGLPDSDQGLAAGLATMSQQIGITLGIPLMSAVVGAVLATLGTGSPDTVLTAVRTAIAVNTALTALTAVAVRLALPSPRR; encoded by the coding sequence ATGACTCAGACAGCCACCCTGCCGGCCACCGTGACCAGCGGCCGTGACCGACTCGTGCTCGCCGTGCTGCTCACCGCGAGCTTCACCCTCGCCGTCGACTTCTCGATCCTGAACGTCGCGCTGCCGGTGATCGGCGCCGACGTCGGTCTCGCGCTCGCCGACCTGCAGTGGATAGCCACCGCGTTCGCCCTGTTCGCGGCCGGTTTCACGCTGCTGTTCGGCCGGGTCGCCGACCTGGCCGGCCGGCGCCGGATGTTCCTGGCCGGCATCGCCCTGCTCGGCGTGTCGTCGCTGGCCGGCGGCCTGGCCACCGGCCCGGTGCTGCTGCTGGCCGCGCGGGTGGCGCAGGGTCTGGCCACCGCCGCGGTCACCCCGGCCGCGCTGTCGCTGCTGACCACGTCCTTCCCGGAGGGTCCGCGGCGGGAGCGAGCGCTGGGTCTCAACGGCGCCCTGATGGCGGCCGGGTTCACCACCGGCGCGATCCTCGGCGGCGTGCTCACCGACCTGCTCAGCTGGCGGTGGGCGTTCTTCGTCAACGTCGCCGTCGCGGCCGTCGTGCTGGCCGTCGCGCCGCTCGTGCTCGCCGAGAGCCGCCCCGCGCGGCGTCCCCGGCTCGACGTTCCCGGCGCGGTCACCGTCACCGGCGGCCTGCTCGCCGTGGTCCTCGGCCTGACCAGCGCCGGCGAGCACGGCTGGGCGGCGCCGCGCACGTGGGGCGCCTTGGTCGCCGGGATCGTGCTGCTGGCCGCGTTCGCCGCCATCGAACGCCGGGTGGCCGCGCCGCTGGTCCCGGTCCGGATCCTCGGCCGGCGCCGGGTCGCCTGGGGCAACCTGGCCGGGATGCTCGCCTTCGCCACCGAGACGTCGCTGGTCTTCCTGCTGACGATCTACCTGCAGGAGGTGCTCGGCCGCACGCCCCTGGCGGCCGGGCTGTCGTTCGCCGTACTCGGCTTGGGCACCGTCCTCGGCGGCATCCTCGGTCCGAAAGTGATCGCCCGCCTCGCGCACCCGCCGAAGGCCCTCGCGCTCGGCCTGGCCGTCCAGGCCGCCGCCACCCTGCCGCTGGTCTTCCTGGGCAGCACCAGCGCGTGGCTGCCGGTCCTGCTGGCCGCCACGTTCCTCGGCGGCGTCGCCAACCTGGTCGCGATCGTCGGTTTCCTGGTCACCGCGACGTCCGGCCTGCCCGACAGCGACCAGGGGCTCGCGGCCGGCCTGGCCACCATGAGCCAGCAGATCGGCATCACGCTGGGCATCCCGCTGATGTCCGCCGTCGTCGGCGCGGTCCTGGCCACCCTGGGCACCGGGAGCCCCGACACGGTCCTCACCGCGGTCCGCACCGCGATCGCCGTCAACACCGCCCTGACCGCGCTGACCGCCGTCGCCGTCCGGCTGGCCCTCCCCTCGCCCCGCCGCTGA
- a CDS encoding helix-turn-helix domain-containing protein, which translates to MESELADFLRTRRARLRPEEVGLVSYGARRVPGLRREELAQLAGVSPIYYTRLEQGQSTNASASVIEALARALVLTDDERAYLHDLARPRPAKRRRAPRPERAARGVEQLIAAMVDVPALVLGRRTEVLAWNELGHLLVGGHYDREAPSRPADRPNLTRMLFLDPHSRELYRRWDEQAGLAVASLRLVAGRHPDDAELTALVGELVMRSPEFASCWAKHPVQVCDAGTKALHHPLVGDLDLDYQVLHLPGDDGHRLLTYSAAPGSSDEAALRLLRR; encoded by the coding sequence ATGGAGAGCGAGCTGGCGGACTTCCTGCGGACCCGGCGGGCACGGTTGCGGCCGGAGGAGGTGGGGCTGGTTTCGTACGGGGCCCGTCGCGTGCCCGGGCTGCGCCGCGAGGAGCTGGCCCAGCTGGCCGGGGTCAGCCCGATCTACTACACCCGCCTGGAGCAGGGCCAGAGCACCAATGCCTCGGCCTCGGTGATCGAGGCGCTGGCCCGGGCCCTGGTGCTCACCGACGACGAGCGGGCCTACCTGCACGACCTGGCCCGGCCCCGGCCGGCGAAACGGCGCCGCGCCCCGCGCCCGGAGCGGGCCGCCCGCGGCGTCGAGCAGCTGATCGCCGCGATGGTCGACGTTCCGGCGCTGGTCCTCGGCCGGCGCACCGAGGTGCTGGCCTGGAACGAGCTGGGCCACCTGCTCGTCGGTGGCCACTACGACCGGGAGGCGCCGTCCCGGCCCGCGGACCGGCCGAACCTGACCCGGATGCTGTTCCTCGACCCGCACAGCCGGGAGCTGTACCGCCGCTGGGACGAGCAGGCCGGCCTCGCGGTCGCCTCGCTGCGCCTGGTCGCCGGCCGGCACCCCGACGACGCCGAGCTGACCGCGCTGGTCGGCGAGCTGGTGATGAGGAGCCCGGAGTTCGCCAGCTGCTGGGCGAAACACCCGGTGCAGGTGTGCGACGCCGGCACCAAGGCGCTGCATCACCCGCTCGTCGGCGACCTCGACCTCGACTACCAGGTGCTGCACCTGCCCGGCGACGACGGCCACCGGCTGCTCACCTATTCGGCGGCGCCCGGTTCCAGCGACGAGGCCGCGCTGCGGCTGCTGCGCCGGTGA
- a CDS encoding ROK family transcriptional regulator, with protein sequence MSTSASPLTAAAGLGEVLQLFRGRPSLTRADVMQLTGLSRSTVNQRLDALLGAALVVPSGEGSSTGGRPASRFTFHRDRGVLLVADIGATGMRTALCDLRGEVLAERERTIDVADGPGPVLSAADSQFRELLSEAGRDAGEVFGIGIDVPGPVDFDSGQVVSPPIMSGWDRYDIPGWFAGRYACPVLVDKDVNAMALGEQRTFYPDVRQMLMVKAGTGVGAGMILGGEVYRGADGAAGDIGHIQVTVEDAEVEPVCRCGNTGCVEAYAGGWALVRDLRAAGKEVTTVDDAVALIRTGDVTAVRLARRAGRIIGHAIADSVSLVNPRVVVIGGQLARIEEQLFAGIREMVYRRSLPLATRSLQIVATRLDNRSGLVGLALLLADGIFAPERVEALVARG encoded by the coding sequence GTGTCCACGAGCGCCTCACCCCTGACGGCCGCGGCGGGGCTCGGCGAGGTGCTCCAGCTGTTCCGGGGCCGGCCGAGCCTGACCCGCGCCGACGTCATGCAGCTGACCGGCCTGTCCCGCTCGACCGTGAACCAGCGCCTGGACGCGCTGCTCGGCGCCGCCCTGGTGGTGCCCAGCGGGGAGGGCTCGTCGACCGGCGGCCGGCCCGCCAGCCGGTTCACCTTCCACCGCGACCGCGGGGTGCTGCTGGTCGCCGACATCGGCGCGACCGGGATGCGGACCGCCCTCTGCGACCTGCGCGGCGAGGTGCTGGCCGAGCGGGAGCGGACCATCGACGTGGCGGACGGGCCCGGCCCGGTGCTGTCCGCGGCCGACAGCCAGTTCCGCGAGCTGCTCAGCGAGGCCGGCCGCGACGCCGGCGAGGTGTTCGGGATCGGCATCGACGTGCCGGGCCCGGTGGACTTCGACAGCGGCCAGGTGGTCAGCCCGCCGATCATGAGCGGCTGGGACCGCTACGACATCCCCGGCTGGTTCGCCGGCCGCTACGCCTGCCCGGTGCTGGTCGACAAGGACGTCAACGCGATGGCCCTCGGCGAGCAGCGCACCTTCTACCCCGACGTGCGGCAGATGCTGATGGTCAAGGCGGGCACCGGGGTCGGCGCCGGGATGATCCTGGGCGGCGAGGTGTACCGCGGGGCCGACGGCGCGGCCGGCGACATCGGGCACATCCAGGTGACCGTCGAGGACGCCGAGGTGGAGCCGGTGTGCCGCTGTGGCAACACCGGCTGCGTGGAGGCGTACGCCGGGGGCTGGGCGCTGGTCCGCGACCTGCGCGCCGCCGGCAAGGAGGTGACCACCGTGGACGACGCGGTGGCGCTGATCCGCACCGGTGACGTCACCGCCGTCCGGCTCGCCCGCCGCGCCGGGCGGATCATCGGGCACGCCATCGCCGACTCGGTGAGCCTGGTCAACCCGCGGGTCGTGGTGATCGGCGGGCAGTTGGCCCGGATCGAGGAGCAGCTGTTCGCCGGCATCCGGGAGATGGTGTATCGGCGCTCGCTGCCGCTGGCCACCCGCAGCCTGCAGATCGTCGCGACCCGCCTGGACAACCGGTCCGGGCTGGTCGGGCTGGCGCTGTTGCTCGCCGATGGCATCTTCGCGCCGGAGCGGGTGGAGGCGCTCGTCGCCCGAGGCTGA
- a CDS encoding sugar phosphate isomerase/epimerase family protein yields MKPRNPLGVHALVWAGDTAPASVTTAITKTKACGYDLVEFSLHDSLNLDVDRTRAELNRAGLRVACSRGLAMDADISSDDPAVVERGERLLHESLRLTAGLGGSHLTGALYSAFGSYSRPLSAAGRATVVSVLRRLAKEARGTGVTLGLEICNRYETNVVNTARDALRLADDIGEDNVVIHLDTYHMNIEENDMVRPVLDVGDRLGYVHVGENHRGYLGSGHLDFTSFFHALGQIGYTGPITFESFSSAVVAPGLSADLSIWRNLWDDGEDLARHAHGFISAHLTAVPA; encoded by the coding sequence ATGAAACCGCGCAACCCCCTCGGCGTGCACGCCCTGGTCTGGGCCGGCGACACGGCTCCGGCATCGGTCACGACCGCGATCACCAAGACCAAGGCTTGCGGGTACGACCTCGTGGAGTTCTCCCTGCACGACTCGCTCAACCTGGACGTGGACCGGACCCGCGCCGAACTCAACCGGGCCGGGCTGCGGGTCGCCTGTTCCCGCGGGCTGGCCATGGACGCCGACATCTCCAGCGACGACCCGGCCGTGGTCGAACGCGGCGAGCGGCTGCTGCACGAGTCGCTGCGGCTGACCGCCGGGCTGGGCGGCAGCCACCTGACCGGCGCGCTCTACAGCGCCTTCGGCAGCTACTCCCGCCCGCTGAGCGCCGCCGGCCGGGCCACCGTGGTCTCGGTGCTGCGCCGGCTCGCCAAGGAGGCCCGCGGCACCGGCGTGACGCTGGGCCTGGAGATCTGCAACCGCTACGAGACCAACGTGGTGAACACCGCGCGGGACGCGTTGCGCCTGGCCGACGACATCGGCGAGGACAACGTGGTGATCCACCTCGACACGTACCACATGAACATCGAGGAGAACGACATGGTGCGCCCGGTCCTCGACGTGGGCGACCGCCTCGGCTACGTGCACGTCGGCGAGAACCACCGCGGCTATCTGGGCTCCGGGCACCTGGACTTCACGTCGTTCTTCCACGCGCTCGGGCAGATCGGTTACACCGGGCCGATCACCTTCGAGTCGTTCTCGTCGGCCGTGGTCGCCCCCGGCCTCTCCGCCGACCTGTCGATCTGGCGCAACCTGTGGGACGACGGCGAGGACCTGGCCCGGCACGCCCACGGGTTCATCAGCGCGCACCTGACCGCCGTGCCGGCATGA
- a CDS encoding ATP-binding cassette domain-containing protein, translating to MSTLIDVAGVSLAFGSVQALKDVSLTIAEGEITALVGDNGAGKSTLVRCISGIHRPDTGTIAMNGRELHLKSPEDAREQGIETVHQNLALVEDLTVWQNLFLNRELVHRAGPIAVLDRRGMRKQAKEMVATLAVNVPAVGSRVRRLSGGQRQAVAICRAAGFRSELVIMDEPTAALGVQETARVEQLITKLRDDGRSVLLISHNFDQVMRLSDQVWVMRAGRCVAGRRTSDTTGEEIVGLITGALSQ from the coding sequence ATGAGCACTCTGATCGACGTCGCCGGTGTCTCGCTCGCCTTCGGCAGCGTGCAGGCCCTCAAGGACGTCTCCCTGACCATCGCCGAGGGCGAGATCACCGCCCTGGTCGGCGACAACGGCGCCGGCAAGTCCACGCTGGTGCGCTGCATCTCCGGCATCCACCGGCCGGACACCGGCACGATCGCGATGAACGGCCGGGAGCTGCACCTCAAGTCCCCGGAGGACGCCCGCGAGCAGGGCATCGAGACCGTCCACCAGAACCTGGCCCTGGTCGAGGACCTGACCGTCTGGCAGAACCTCTTCCTCAACCGGGAGCTGGTGCACCGGGCCGGCCCGATCGCCGTGCTGGACCGCCGCGGCATGCGCAAGCAGGCGAAGGAGATGGTCGCCACGCTCGCGGTCAACGTGCCCGCGGTGGGCAGCCGGGTCCGCCGGCTCTCCGGCGGCCAGCGGCAGGCGGTGGCGATCTGCCGCGCCGCCGGGTTCCGCTCGGAACTCGTGATCATGGACGAGCCGACCGCCGCCCTCGGCGTCCAGGAGACCGCGCGGGTCGAGCAGCTGATCACCAAGCTTCGCGACGACGGCCGCTCGGTCCTGCTGATCAGCCACAACTTCGACCAGGTGATGCGCCTGTCCGACCAGGTCTGGGTGATGCGCGCCGGGCGCTGCGTGGCCGGCCGCCGCACCTCCGACACCACCGGCGAGGAGATCGTCGGCCTGATCACCGGCGCTCTCAGCCAGTAA
- a CDS encoding ABC transporter permease — protein MTTATVSEHHARTWTSQLKDVSFWAEWAAAVGLVLLVIVFQILNPAFLSTGNIASMLVAAAILVILAVGQTFVVATGGIDLSVASMMTLGAVAFGQAYANGWGLVWSCLLAVAVGLAIGLVNGFVIARGKITDFIVTLGMLSAASGAALILSDGKPVTIVNTFLLKLSTGGIGIFGWTVIIAAVVAVIAHVLLFWTRFGTHVLATGGSREAATATGINTANVKIAVYAISGLLAGLAAILLIARVGAAEPASNTSFLLNSVAAVVLGGVSLLGGRATITGPVIGALLLTALTNGLTLLGVSQFYQPLAVGFVVVLAALLTRFQK, from the coding sequence ATGACCACCGCCACCGTTTCCGAGCACCACGCGCGCACCTGGACCAGCCAGCTCAAGGACGTCAGTTTCTGGGCCGAGTGGGCCGCCGCCGTCGGCCTGGTGCTGCTCGTCATCGTCTTCCAGATCCTCAACCCGGCCTTCCTGAGCACCGGCAACATCGCGTCCATGCTGGTCGCCGCGGCGATCCTGGTGATCCTGGCGGTCGGGCAGACCTTCGTGGTCGCCACCGGCGGCATCGACCTGTCGGTCGCGTCGATGATGACCCTCGGCGCGGTCGCGTTCGGCCAGGCGTACGCGAATGGCTGGGGTCTGGTCTGGTCCTGCCTGCTGGCGGTCGCCGTCGGCCTGGCGATCGGGCTGGTCAACGGGTTCGTCATCGCCCGGGGCAAGATCACCGACTTCATCGTCACGCTGGGCATGCTCTCCGCGGCCTCCGGCGCCGCGCTGATCCTGTCCGACGGCAAGCCGGTCACCATCGTCAACACGTTCCTGCTCAAGCTCTCCACCGGCGGGATCGGGATCTTCGGCTGGACGGTGATCATCGCCGCGGTGGTCGCCGTGATCGCACACGTCCTGCTCTTCTGGACCCGGTTCGGCACCCACGTGCTGGCCACCGGCGGCTCCCGGGAGGCGGCCACCGCGACCGGCATCAACACCGCCAACGTGAAGATCGCCGTCTACGCCATCTCCGGCCTGCTGGCCGGTCTCGCCGCCATCCTGCTGATCGCCCGGGTCGGCGCCGCCGAACCGGCCTCGAACACCTCCTTCCTGCTCAACTCGGTGGCCGCGGTGGTCCTCGGCGGCGTCAGCCTGCTCGGCGGGCGCGCCACCATCACCGGCCCGGTGATCGGCGCGCTGCTGCTGACCGCGCTCACCAACGGCCTGACCCTGCTCGGCGTCTCGCAGTTCTACCAACCGCTGGCGGTCGGCTTCGTCGTCGTGCTCGCCGCCCTACTCACGAGGTTCCAGAAATGA
- a CDS encoding nucleoside/nucleotide kinase family protein: protein MTGLTALVDRARALADGGRRAVLGIAGAPAAGKTTLAHELVRALTATGVPVAHVPMDGFHLADAELERLGLRDRKGAPETFDAFGYAALLRRIREGADEVVYAPGFDRVIEQPIAGAIPVTRDARLIVTEGNYLLVDEPRWRAVRAQLDEVWYVELDQEERLRRLVDRHVHFGKAPDAAVAWATGTDERNAEVILATRARADLIVPAFERQPGDRPFGGVRP from the coding sequence ATGACCGGTCTCACGGCGCTGGTGGACCGGGCCCGCGCGCTCGCCGACGGCGGGCGCCGGGCGGTCCTCGGCATCGCCGGAGCCCCGGCGGCCGGCAAGACGACGCTGGCCCACGAGCTGGTGCGGGCGCTCACGGCGACCGGGGTGCCGGTGGCGCACGTACCGATGGACGGGTTTCATCTCGCCGATGCCGAGCTGGAGCGGCTCGGGCTGCGCGACCGCAAGGGCGCACCCGAGACGTTCGACGCCTTCGGGTACGCGGCCCTGCTGCGCCGCATCCGCGAGGGCGCCGACGAGGTGGTCTACGCGCCCGGCTTCGACCGTGTCATCGAGCAACCGATCGCCGGCGCCATCCCGGTCACCCGCGACGCCCGGCTGATCGTCACCGAGGGCAACTACCTGCTCGTCGACGAGCCCCGCTGGCGGGCGGTACGGGCCCAGCTCGACGAGGTCTGGTACGTCGAGCTGGATCAAGAGGAGCGGCTGCGCCGGCTGGTCGACCGGCACGTCCACTTCGGCAAGGCGCCGGACGCCGCGGTCGCCTGGGCCACCGGCACCGACGAACGCAACGCCGAGGTCATCCTGGCCACCCGCGCCCGCGCCGACCTGATCGTCCCCGCCTTCGAGCGGCAGCCCGGAGATCGGCCGTTCGGCGGCGTGCGGCCCTAA